From Bacteroidales bacterium, the proteins below share one genomic window:
- a CDS encoding nucleotidyltransferase domain-containing protein: protein MTSKLNIPFGINEELFVEIIQIFKEHEHIEKAFLFGSRAKGTNKPGSDIDIALKGQDLKLKDILSMQNRLDDLDQPYFFDLVF, encoded by the coding sequence ATGACTAGTAAGTTAAATATACCTTTTGGAATTAATGAGGAATTGTTCGTTGAAATAATACAAATATTCAAAGAGCATGAACACATTGAAAAAGCTTTTCTATTTGGTTCACGGGCAAAAGGAACCAATAAACCCGGATCAGATATTGACATTGCATTGAAAGGTCAGGACCTGAAATTAAAGGATATTTTGTCGATGCAAAATAGGTTAGATGATCTGGATCAACCCTATTTTTTTGATTTAGTCTTTTGA
- a CDS encoding DMT family transporter, producing MIWEKRWFQLSILLLLAFVWGSSFILMKIGLKSFSSDQAGAIRIVIASLFLLPLSIRELKNLQRKDLKSLLIAGFIGSFFPAFLFMKAETRVDSSVAGMLNSLTPVFTLIIGLLFHKSSFKWLQVVGLSLGLIGAAGLILAGSELQLSKVNSYALYIVLATCFYAININQIKAKLTHLTGVQITSLSFLFIGPVALIYLLTTRFEPVLENPDWPMHLLALATLAIVGTAVAMLLMNSLIRYSSAIAASSVTYIIPIFAILWGVIDGEKITLHHLGCMALILAGVYIINWKRKK from the coding sequence ATGATCTGGGAAAAACGCTGGTTCCAGCTTAGCATTTTACTATTACTGGCCTTCGTATGGGGCAGTTCTTTTATCCTGATGAAAATCGGATTGAAGAGCTTCAGCAGCGACCAGGCAGGAGCTATCCGTATTGTGATTGCTTCTCTTTTCCTGCTTCCTCTATCAATAAGGGAACTTAAAAACCTGCAGCGTAAAGACTTGAAAAGCCTGCTGATTGCCGGCTTTATCGGTAGCTTTTTCCCTGCATTCCTGTTCATGAAAGCTGAAACCCGGGTAGATAGCTCAGTAGCTGGAATGCTCAATTCGCTTACTCCTGTATTCACACTTATTATCGGGCTGTTGTTTCATAAGTCATCATTCAAGTGGTTGCAGGTTGTTGGATTATCACTTGGACTGATCGGTGCCGCAGGATTAATCCTGGCAGGTAGCGAATTGCAGCTTTCAAAAGTGAACAGTTATGCTCTTTATATCGTTTTGGCTACTTGCTTTTATGCCATCAATATTAACCAGATCAAGGCTAAGCTTACCCATCTTACCGGAGTTCAGATCACTTCATTATCGTTCCTGTTTATTGGTCCGGTTGCTTTGATATACCTTCTTACCACCAGGTTTGAACCGGTGCTTGAAAATCCTGACTGGCCAATGCACCTTCTTGCCCTTGCTACCCTGGCTATTGTAGGTACTGCTGTTGCTATGCTGCTCATGAACAGCCTGATACGCTATTCCTCAGCAATTGCAGCATCTTCTGTAACCTATATTATTCCAATATTCGCCATACTCTGGGGTGTAATCGACGGAGAAAAAATAACCCTGCACCATCTGGGTTGCATGGCTCTTATCCTCGCAGGAGTATATATTATCAATTGGAAGAGAAAGAAGTGA
- a CDS encoding PQQ-dependent sugar dehydrogenase: protein MEPVCIANAGDSRLFVVDQHGIIQIVDSNGIVLPQPFLDIHERVSYGGERGLLGLAFHPEFSSNGYFFVNFTGNGDSTRISQFSMSRDNPGSR, encoded by the coding sequence ATCGAACCTGTTTGCATTGCAAATGCCGGTGACAGCCGACTCTTTGTAGTAGATCAGCATGGAATTATCCAGATTGTAGATTCGAATGGCATTGTTCTTCCACAACCATTCCTCGATATTCACGAGAGGGTATCATATGGTGGTGAAAGGGGGTTGCTCGGACTTGCCTTTCACCCGGAATTCAGTTCAAATGGGTATTTCTTTGTCAATTTTACAGGCAACGGCGACAGTACTCGTATTTCCCAATTCAGCATGAGCAGAGACAATCCCGGATCTCGCTGA
- a CDS encoding PQQ-dependent sugar dehydrogenase translates to MNLMTIFQPFRNHNAGHLNFGPDGYLYLGLRDGGSSGDPGNRAQNPMEYLGKMLRIDVDSESPYGIPPTNPFNGSLNTLNEIWALGLRNPWRFSFDRLTGDLWIADVGQNAFEEVNYQPARSAGVKTTDGDAMKGNQPYNTTGCAASTEYTSPYTLIPMMMAVLLLVVMFTVAQHPLNIMAGTFSPIIAPTESGHSIMLVVPGKRKTSDNIPEITSALLVKMQKVSFILQVLPAGLYSA, encoded by the coding sequence ATGAACCTGATGACCATCTTCCAGCCCTTTCGCAACCACAATGCTGGTCACCTGAACTTTGGTCCGGATGGATATTTATATCTTGGCCTGCGCGACGGTGGTTCTTCCGGAGATCCAGGGAACCGGGCCCAAAACCCAATGGAATACCTGGGGAAAATGCTACGCATCGACGTGGATAGCGAGAGTCCCTATGGAATTCCTCCCACCAATCCTTTCAATGGGAGCCTGAATACACTCAATGAAATCTGGGCACTGGGATTGCGAAATCCATGGCGATTTAGTTTCGATCGTTTAACAGGAGATTTATGGATTGCAGATGTGGGGCAAAACGCTTTTGAAGAGGTTAATTATCAACCGGCAAGGAGCGCTGGGGTGAAAACTACGGATGGAGATGCTATGAAGGGAAATCAACCCTATAATACCACCGGATGTGCTGCATCAACTGAATACACTTCCCCGTACACACTTATCCCCATGATGATGGCTGTTCTGTTACTGGTGGTTATGTTTACCGTGGCTCAACATCCTCTCAATATTATGGCAGGTACTTTTTCGCCGATTATTGCTCCGACCGAATCTGGACACTCCATAATGTTGGTGGTACCTGGCAAAAGGAAGACTTCGGACAATATACCGGAAATAACTTCAGCACTTTTGGTGAAGATGCAGAAGGTCAGCTTTATATTGCAGGTGTTACCAGCGGGACTATATTCCGCATAA
- a CDS encoding T9SS type A sorting domain-containing protein: protein MSSQVTIIRDPLTGNVKIETLQDQTGEMKISLTDIKGIPLFAKISKEKSITVDTRLLPAGMYFIRVSIGYKVLDYKFVKVN, encoded by the coding sequence TTGTCAAGCCAGGTCACAATAATACGGGATCCTCTTACTGGAAATGTAAAGATTGAAACCTTGCAGGATCAGACCGGTGAAATGAAGATTTCCCTTACTGATATCAAAGGTATTCCCCTTTTTGCAAAAATATCAAAGGAGAAAAGCATAACAGTAGATACCCGTCTCCTACCGGCCGGTATGTATTTCATCAGGGTGTCAATAGGCTACAAAGTGCTGGATTACAAGTTTGTTAAAGTAAATTAG